The genomic interval AAAAGGCCTGTGTAGAGATACACAGGCCTTTTGTTTTTTTTATACCAGACTATTTTATTTTTTTGCAGGCTTGGCAGCAGGTTTTTCAGCTTTTGTGGCTTCTGCTTTACTGTCTGACTTACGTTTACGGCTGTT from Rhodocytophaga rosea carries:
- a CDS encoding 30S ribosomal protein THX; amino-acid sequence: MGKGDIKSKKGKLSNGSFGNSRKRKSDSKAEATKAEKPAAKPAKK